From Actinomyces procaprae:
CGCCTCGGCGGCGCTCATCTCCGCCTCGCTCATCGGGTCACTCACGGCCCGAGTCGACGTCGGCATCCTCGGCCTGCGCGGCACCGTCCACGGCGGCCTCGGCCTCGTCGTCGTCGGCCAGCATGACCACCACGTGGCGGTGCGGCTCGGCGCCCTCGGACTCCGAGTACAGCCCGGCCGCGGCGACGACGTCGTGGCAGACCTTGCGCTCGAAGGGGTTCATGGGCTCCAGCGCCACAGGCTCGCCGGTGGCCTTCACCCTGGTGACCGCCTCCTCGGCGATCTTCGTCAGCTCGGTTCGCCGCCCGGCGCGGTAACCGTTGATGTCGAGCATGAGCCGGGAGCGGTTGCCGGTGCGCGCCTGCACCGCCAGGCGGGTGAGCTCCTGGATGGCCTCGAGGACCTCTCCGTCGCGGCCCACCAGGTCGGCCAGCTCGCGCTCGTCACCCTCCTCGGAGGCGATGATGGCGATCGATGCCCGGCCGTGGTCGACGTCAATGTCGATGTCACCGCCGAGGTCAACGATGTCGAGGAACTCCTCGAGGTAGTCGGCGCCGACCTCGCCCTCCTCCTCGAGGTCCTTGATGGAGGTGTTCTGGTGCTTGGGTCGTGCTGCGTGCTCGGTCATGATGCCTCTCGCTGTCTTGAGTCGTTTGTTCCCTTAGTTGCGCGGACCCGGCTCAGCGGGGCTTGCGCTTGCTGTTCTTATTGTTCCGCGCGGCCTCGGCCTTGCGCTTGGCCGCAGCCTGCTTGCGCGCGCGGGCGCGGCGCTCATACCGACGCCGGGCGATCTCCTCCTGAGTGAGCCCCACGGCGTTGGTCGAGGGCGCGTCGGCGGCGTCCGCCTTGGCGTCCGCGGGTGAGTCCCCGGGCGCGGGCTTGCCGGCGTTGGCCGCGGGCGCGCTCTGAGGACGCTTCTTCTGCCGATCCTTACGTACCGGCTGGACGCGCTGCCCGGAGCTGACGGACCTTCCCTCCGCCTCCGCCTTGGCGCGCTCCTCCTCCTCCAGGGAGGGCAGTCCCTTACGGGCGCGGCGGGCGTTCTCGCGGGCGCGCATCTTCTTCTCGGCCTCGGAGCCGGGCGCGGGCATCTTCCTAATGGTGAAGAACTGCTGGCCCATGGTCCACAGGTTGGTAGTCACCCAGT
This genomic window contains:
- a CDS encoding protein jag, whose translation is MTEHAARPKHQNTSIKDLEEEGEVGADYLEEFLDIVDLGGDIDIDVDHGRASIAIIASEEGDERELADLVGRDGEVLEAIQELTRLAVQARTGNRSRLMLDINGYRAGRRTELTKIAEEAVTRVKATGEPVALEPMNPFERKVCHDVVAAAGLYSESEGAEPHRHVVVMLADDDEAEAAVDGAAQAEDADVDSGRE